A window of the Streptomyces sp. NBC_00454 genome harbors these coding sequences:
- a CDS encoding DUF1918 domain-containing protein, whose amino-acid sequence MRATEGDQLVQHGRIVGQHDKVGEITQVLGENGTPPYRVRFTDGHEAVMSPGPDCIVKHPADHDH is encoded by the coding sequence ATGCGCGCGACCGAGGGCGACCAGCTGGTTCAGCACGGCAGGATCGTGGGCCAGCACGACAAGGTCGGAGAGATCACCCAGGTCCTGGGAGAGAACGGCACCCCTCCCTACCGGGTCCGCTTCACGGACGGGCACGAGGCCGTCATGTCCCCCGGCCCCGACTGCATCGTGAAGCACCCCGCCGACCACGACCACTGA